The Bdellovibrio bacteriovorus region CAAGATCGTTAAAGAAATGATGAAGGCCCGACTTATACTAGAAAAAGCAAGCAGGCAGGATAAACGTCGCACGCTGGTAAGCCTTTCTAAAAGTGGCCAAGACATGGCTCGCAAGATTGAAGCGCAATACCTTGATGTCAAAGCCGCCGTCGAAGAGCTTTCGGCTCAGTCTAAAAATGATCTCTGGAAAGCCCTTGAAGAATGGGAGTACCTATTTGCACAAAAATCCTTATTTGCTCGAGTTGCGGAACAAAAGAAGAAACGTGAATCCGCAAAAGTCGAAATCGTTCCTTACTCTCGCAAGTATCGTTCTGCTTTTTTAGAGCTGAACGAGGAATGGATCCGCACTTACTTTAAGATTGAGCAGGCCGATCGCGACGCCTTAGGGGATCCTGAAGGTTATATTTTGAAACGCGGTGGCTTTATTTTTGTCGCTCTATTAAACAATAAACCCGTCGGCGTATGCGCCCTGATTAAACGTGATGACCCTACTTATCCTTATGAGTTGGCCAAAATGGCCGTCGCACCTGAAGCCCGCGGTAAAAATATTGGTTGGCTCTTAGGAAACGCCGTTGTTGAAAAAGCAAAA contains the following coding sequences:
- a CDS encoding bifunctional helix-turn-helix transcriptional regulator/GNAT family N-acetyltransferase — encoded protein: MKIFEQLGRVALGTRVRFFGEKIADDATKIYSLYDIDMNPKWFPVFYVLSQDEERTITSIADEIGHSHASVSKIVKEMMKARLILEKASRQDKRRTLVSLSKSGQDMARKIEAQYLDVKAAVEELSAQSKNDLWKALEEWEYLFAQKSLFARVAEQKKKRESAKVEIVPYSRKYRSAFLELNEEWIRTYFKIEQADRDALGDPEGYILKRGGFIFVALLNNKPVGVCALIKRDDPTYPYELAKMAVAPEARGKNIGWLLGNAVVEKAKELKAKKLFLESNTILKPAISLYEKLGFKKVVGPPTPYERCNIQMELKLK